In the Clostridium beijerinckii genome, one interval contains:
- a CDS encoding ankyrin repeat domain-containing protein has translation MNIHEILFGSRPKSILKIIKEGDLEELKNFITNGGDINEKYNDTSLLHFAIDNCEKNYFDIIQFLVNNGADINSNQSYLKELPLHRICARVSPKMDVIKLLLEKGSKVNTENISGKTPIFYCNFNYSVELLNLLIKYGADIKHRDKYSNTLLHDDYLTCRDTDKFEEYLNEIVSLGLDINSKNNLGHTPLYLCKNKSIENILMEHGAKRSV, from the coding sequence ATGAACATTCATGAAATTTTGTTTGGTTCAAGACCAAAATCTATTTTGAAAATAATAAAAGAAGGGGATTTGGAGGAACTTAAAAATTTTATAACAAATGGCGGAGATATTAATGAAAAATATAATGATACTAGCCTGCTTCATTTTGCTATAGATAATTGTGAGAAAAATTACTTTGACATAATACAATTTCTAGTAAACAATGGTGCTGATATAAATAGTAATCAAAGTTATTTGAAAGAACTACCATTACATAGAATCTGTGCGAGAGTAAGTCCTAAGATGGACGTAATTAAATTACTGTTAGAGAAGGGATCTAAAGTAAATACTGAAAATATATCAGGAAAAACTCCTATCTTTTATTGTAACTTTAATTATTCGGTAGAGCTTTTAAATCTTCTTATAAAATATGGTGCAGATATTAAACATAGAGATAAGTATAGCAATACTCTTTTGCATGATGACTATTTAACTTGTCGTGATACTGATAAGTTTGAAGAATACTTAAACGAAATAGTTTCTCTTGGACTAGATATAAACTCAAAGAATAATTTAGGTCACACACCGCTATATCTTTGTAAAAATAAATCTATTGAAAATATATTGATGGAGCATGGAGCAAAGAGAAGTGTATAA
- the ahpF gene encoding alkyl hydroperoxide reductase subunit F, with translation MILDKDIKQQLAQYLELMEGTVLIKVSADSDDISNTMVSLVDELVSMSPKIKAEKSKLLRTPSFSINRTDEETGVAFAGIPLGHEFNSLVLALLQVSGRAPKIDQKTIDSIKNIKGEYHFETYISLSCHNCPEVVQSLNLISILNPKVTHTMIDGAVFKEEIESKNILAVPSVYLNGEFFASGRMTVEEILAKIGEAPVSENFADKDPYDVLVVGGGPAGASAAIYAARKGIRTGIIVERFGGQVLDTIGIENFISIKYTEGPKLAASLEEHVKDYNVDIVNLQRAKTIEKKDLIEIELENGARLKSKTVIISTGARWRNVGVPGEEEFKNKGVTYCPHCDGPLFKGKHVAVIGGGNSGIEAAIDLAGVASHVTVFEFMPELKADSVLQGRLYSLNNITVLKNVQTKEITGTDKVNGITYIERDTGEIKHVELDGVFVQIGLVPNTDWLGETVDRNKSGEIIIDNYGATNVPGVFAAGDCTNTPYKQIIISMGSGATAALGAFDYLIRN, from the coding sequence ATGATACTAGATAAAGATATAAAACAACAATTAGCTCAATATCTTGAGCTTATGGAAGGCACTGTACTTATAAAAGTCAGTGCTGATTCCGATGATATATCCAACACTATGGTTTCTCTCGTAGATGAACTAGTTTCTATGTCTCCAAAAATAAAAGCTGAAAAATCAAAATTATTAAGAACTCCTAGCTTTAGCATAAATCGTACTGATGAAGAAACTGGTGTAGCTTTTGCAGGAATCCCTTTAGGACATGAATTTAATTCATTAGTACTAGCTCTTCTACAAGTTAGCGGAAGAGCCCCAAAAATTGATCAGAAAACAATTGATTCAATTAAGAACATTAAGGGAGAATACCATTTTGAAACTTATATTAGTTTAAGCTGTCATAACTGCCCAGAAGTTGTTCAATCTCTAAATTTAATTAGCATCCTTAATCCAAAGGTGACTCATACAATGATTGATGGTGCCGTTTTTAAAGAAGAGATAGAAAGTAAAAATATACTTGCAGTACCATCAGTTTATTTAAATGGAGAATTCTTTGCAAGTGGCCGCATGACTGTCGAAGAAATTCTTGCAAAAATCGGAGAAGCCCCAGTTTCAGAAAATTTTGCAGATAAAGATCCATACGATGTGCTTGTTGTTGGCGGCGGTCCTGCAGGTGCAAGTGCTGCTATTTATGCAGCTCGTAAAGGCATTCGTACTGGAATTATCGTTGAACGTTTTGGTGGTCAAGTATTAGATACTATAGGTATTGAAAACTTTATAAGTATTAAATATACAGAAGGCCCTAAACTTGCAGCAAGCCTTGAAGAGCATGTCAAAGACTATAACGTTGATATAGTAAACTTACAACGTGCTAAGACTATAGAAAAAAAAGACCTTATTGAGATTGAACTAGAAAATGGTGCACGTTTAAAGAGTAAAACGGTAATAATTTCGACAGGTGCCCGCTGGAGGAATGTCGGTGTTCCTGGAGAAGAAGAGTTTAAGAATAAAGGTGTGACATATTGTCCTCACTGTGATGGCCCTTTATTTAAAGGGAAACATGTTGCAGTCATCGGTGGAGGTAATTCAGGCATCGAAGCTGCCATTGACCTTGCTGGAGTTGCTAGTCACGTAACTGTTTTTGAATTTATGCCAGAACTTAAAGCAGATTCAGTTTTGCAAGGTCGTCTTTACAGTTTGAATAATATAACCGTCTTAAAAAATGTTCAGACTAAAGAAATTACTGGAACTGATAAGGTAAATGGAATTACCTATATTGAACGTGACACAGGAGAAATTAAGCATGTTGAATTAGATGGTGTATTTGTCCAAATTGGACTTGTGCCAAATACTGATTGGTTAGGAGAAACAGTCGATCGTAATAAGTCAGGCGAAATTATAATTGATAACTATGGTGCTACTAATGTACCAGGAGTATTTGCTGCAGGAGATTGCACTAATACCCCATACAAGCAAATAATTATTTCCATGGGATCAGGAGCAACAGCTGCCTTAGGTGCATTTGACTATCTAATAAGAAACTAA
- the ahpC gene encoding alkyl hydroperoxide reductase subunit C: MSLIGTEVKQFKASAYKNGEFIDITEENFKGKWSVVCFYPADFTFVCPTELEDLQDNYETLKGLGAEVYSVSTDTHYTHKAWHDSSEAIKKITYTMIGDPSHTLSRNFDVLIESDGLADRGTFIIDPDGVIQAIEINAGNIGRDAAVIVNKIKAAQYVRNNPGEVCPAKWKEGASTLKPSLDLVGKI, encoded by the coding sequence ATGTCATTAATAGGAACAGAAGTAAAACAATTTAAAGCATCAGCTTACAAAAACGGTGAATTTATAGATATCACTGAAGAAAATTTCAAAGGCAAATGGAGTGTAGTTTGTTTTTATCCAGCAGATTTCACATTCGTATGCCCTACTGAATTAGAAGATTTACAAGATAATTATGAAACTTTAAAGGGGCTTGGTGCTGAAGTATATTCAGTTTCAACAGATACACACTACACACATAAAGCATGGCACGATAGTTCAGAAGCCATCAAAAAAATAACTTATACTATGATTGGTGATCCTTCACATACATTATCTCGCAACTTTGATGTATTGATTGAATCTGATGGTCTTGCAGATCGTGGTACTTTTATCATAGATCCAGATGGTGTTATTCAAGCAATTGAAATTAATGCTGGCAATATAGGTCGTGATGCAGCTGTAATAGTAAATAAAATTAAAGCTGCTCAATATGTTAGAAATAATCCTGGTGAAGTTTGCCCAGCAAAGTGGAAAGAAGGCGCATCAACACTTAAACCAAGCCTTGATCTTGTAGGAAAGATCTAA
- a CDS encoding helix-turn-helix domain-containing protein, with protein sequence MIVKSSDEFKAAVLKKLNFSKIENENYTLYTNKDRPEFGHCIIYSRDGYYSLGIADYTIPKDFFLSFSNPELLMRFGLVYKGVTEFQLENNPVSSFTPSSFFVVEKDLKGKQKWAKGQHYHGTEITIHEKYFTEIIKPNFSNAIDFDSFIRNYTYIYLPLEITEIIRQLQSLANKNLLNSIYLESKILECIAILINEVNKSPENAFTNQIDYGNINIGNNRIVRLTSFDIRAIQKAHDILSKNYHNPPNINSLSKMVFLNEQKLKAGFSKYYHMSIGEYTNHIRMIIAANLLSTTDLSIEEIAYKVGYNYSANFAKMFKKTYGKAPLNFRKLK encoded by the coding sequence ATGATTGTAAAATCTAGTGATGAGTTTAAAGCCGCAGTCTTAAAAAAATTGAATTTTAGTAAAATTGAAAATGAAAATTATACTTTATATACAAATAAGGATAGACCCGAATTTGGTCATTGCATTATTTATTCAAGGGATGGATATTATAGTTTAGGTATTGCGGATTATACTATTCCTAAAGACTTTTTCTTATCCTTTTCTAACCCTGAGCTACTAATGCGTTTTGGATTAGTTTATAAGGGAGTTACAGAATTTCAGCTTGAAAATAATCCTGTATCCTCTTTTACGCCTTCTTCATTCTTTGTTGTAGAAAAAGATTTAAAAGGAAAACAAAAATGGGCAAAAGGTCAGCATTATCATGGAACTGAAATAACTATACATGAAAAATATTTCACCGAAATTATAAAACCTAATTTTTCTAATGCGATCGATTTTGATTCTTTTATTAGAAATTATACATATATCTATCTGCCTCTAGAAATTACAGAAATTATCCGTCAACTACAAAGCTTAGCTAATAAAAACTTATTAAATAGTATTTACTTGGAAAGTAAAATATTAGAATGTATTGCTATTTTAATAAACGAGGTCAATAAATCTCCTGAGAATGCTTTTACTAATCAGATTGACTATGGAAACATTAATATTGGTAATAATAGAATAGTAAGATTAACCTCTTTTGATATTCGTGCTATTCAAAAAGCTCATGATATTTTATCTAAAAATTATCATAATCCTCCAAATATAAATAGCTTAAGTAAGATGGTCTTTTTAAATGAGCAAAAATTAAAGGCAGGATTTTCAAAATATTATCATATGTCGATTGGTGAATATACAAATCATATTAGAATGATTATTGCTGCAAATCTTTTATCAACAACAGATTTAAGTATCGAGGAGATAGCATATAAGGTTGGATACAATTACTCTGCTAATTTTGCTAAAATGTTTAAGAAAACATATGGAAAAGCACCTTTAAATTTTAGAAAACTCAAGTAA
- a CDS encoding N-acetylmuramoyl-L-alanine amidase family protein has product MKRRTNKIKSVLALAAIVSVTGSMRVKAETYPRIPSEEGTIYEAAAYKDGKFYIKGETKEAENEGAYYLNGDKYTEINDIDIEREVYRTYLDKYIEMNYGDYYLDMSNGELSENSLIEDDVDNAYLALSRKIRKNTKGRYSDTSLKNDLVEIPNAKFGKSWYFTNYDGYNIYTDSEGNYIDADYNLGKIKIATTSSNIITLTNTIDKKEGTRAYVSESNVLGQDADYIYRTAKVTIESDEIISKIDGIDVNAGNAFDTSENDGKTVSFLAIQKISKEQAEDKIDGANYAKNTVTYILSGTDGTSVSLLDGAQISVAGGYIVEYIKDSGTITIQTISLYEERGNQNYVYAYNIAAEEIKNIDIDTNGNLWKVENGIVYKFDNYSEWDKIYKVDGSMDNLSVYDENHMIIWSEDVDVYSIKSEDTEEIKVEGYGPEEILAKKLGWIMNTDGSWSYNKPEYIKATGWLYDENKWYYLNSFGIMQTGWINENSKWYHLSENGAMKTGWLNESGKWYYLNTSGEMLYDTTVDGYKLGINGDLIQ; this is encoded by the coding sequence ATGAAAAGAAGAACAAATAAAATTAAATCAGTTTTAGCTTTAGCAGCAATTGTGTCAGTGACGGGTTCAATGCGAGTTAAGGCAGAGACTTATCCTAGAATACCATCAGAAGAAGGAACTATTTATGAAGCAGCGGCTTATAAAGACGGTAAGTTTTATATTAAGGGAGAGACAAAAGAGGCTGAAAATGAAGGGGCATATTATTTAAATGGAGATAAGTATACTGAAATTAATGATATAGATATTGAAAGAGAAGTTTATAGAACATACTTAGATAAATATATTGAGATGAACTATGGAGATTACTATTTGGACATGTCAAATGGTGAGTTGTCGGAAAACAGCTTAATAGAGGATGATGTAGATAATGCATACTTGGCGTTATCAAGAAAGATAAGAAAAAACACTAAAGGAAGATATTCAGATACTAGTTTGAAAAACGATTTAGTTGAAATCCCTAATGCCAAATTCGGAAAAAGCTGGTATTTTACTAATTATGATGGTTATAATATTTACACAGATTCAGAAGGAAATTATATAGATGCGGATTACAATTTAGGTAAAATTAAGATTGCAACGACATCGAGCAATATTATTACATTAACAAATACAATTGATAAAAAAGAAGGAACCAGAGCATACGTTTCAGAGTCAAATGTACTCGGACAAGATGCAGATTATATATATAGAACTGCAAAGGTTACTATTGAAAGTGATGAAATAATAAGTAAAATAGATGGGATTGATGTAAATGCTGGAAATGCATTTGATACAAGTGAAAATGATGGTAAAACAGTAAGTTTTCTAGCTATACAAAAGATTTCAAAAGAGCAGGCTGAAGATAAGATAGATGGTGCTAACTATGCTAAAAATACAGTTACATATATACTTTCTGGTACAGATGGAACATCTGTAAGTCTACTTGATGGGGCCCAAATAAGTGTGGCAGGAGGATATATAGTTGAGTATATAAAAGATTCAGGAACAATAACAATTCAAACTATTTCATTATATGAAGAGCGAGGAAATCAAAATTATGTATATGCTTATAATATTGCGGCAGAAGAAATAAAAAATATAGATATCGATACGAATGGAAACCTATGGAAGGTTGAAAATGGAATTGTATATAAATTTGATAATTACAGTGAATGGGATAAGATTTATAAGGTAGATGGATCTATGGATAATTTATCGGTTTATGATGAAAATCATATGATAATTTGGAGTGAAGATGTTGATGTTTACTCAATAAAATCAGAGGATACAGAAGAGATAAAGGTAGAAGGATATGGGCCAGAAGAGATTTTAGCAAAAAAATTAGGATGGATAATGAATACAGATGGAAGCTGGAGTTATAATAAGCCAGAGTATATTAAAGCTACTGGATGGCTTTACGACGAGAATAAATGGTATTATTTAAATTCTTTTGGAATAATGCAGACAGGATGGATTAATGAAAATAGCAAATGGTACCATTTAAGCGAAAACGGAGCGATGAAAACTGGATGGCTAAATGAGAGTGGAAAATGGTATTATTTAAATACATCAGGAGAAATGCTTTATGATACTACGGTTGATGGATATAAACTGGGGATTAATGGGGATTTGATTCAATAA
- a CDS encoding ABC transporter substrate-binding protein → MKKISVAKKLLAVCLTSMIFVGCTNTSNSTVKEENKTVKVTDVKGEIEIPANPQRIVDLSGKSDVLSILGYKVIGTANSDAYNYKKLPTYLEDTLKDATIVGYSMQDTMDIEAIMNLNPDLIIISTVQEKMYNQLKEIAPTVMIKSEALNWKEDVKNLAKVFDKEDIANDWIENYDKKAKEAGDKIKETQGKDATYLSFLASGGQFYVFDGAGFGNVLYEDMGLNKPEGMPEQTDISLPVVTYEGLAAIKADNIFVLATDEDSKTLEGNAIWNGLPAVKNGKVVKLPSSPYFNQGYSPIGREKLLDEIVEKLNEKK, encoded by the coding sequence ATGAAGAAAATTTCAGTGGCTAAGAAACTTTTAGCAGTTTGCTTAACGTCAATGATATTTGTTGGGTGTACAAATACAAGCAATTCTACAGTAAAAGAGGAGAATAAAACTGTTAAAGTAACTGATGTTAAAGGAGAAATTGAAATTCCAGCAAATCCTCAAAGAATAGTTGATTTAAGTGGTAAGAGTGATGTTTTATCAATTTTAGGATATAAAGTAATAGGAACAGCTAATAGTGATGCTTATAATTATAAAAAATTACCTACATATTTAGAAGATACATTAAAGGATGCAACAATAGTAGGTTATAGCATGCAGGACACTATGGACATTGAAGCAATAATGAATTTAAATCCTGACTTAATAATAATTTCAACAGTACAGGAAAAAATGTATAATCAGTTAAAAGAAATTGCACCAACAGTTATGATTAAATCAGAAGCATTAAATTGGAAGGAAGATGTTAAGAATTTAGCAAAAGTTTTTGATAAAGAAGATATAGCAAATGATTGGATAGAAAATTATGATAAAAAAGCAAAAGAAGCAGGAGATAAGATTAAGGAAACTCAGGGGAAAGATGCAACTTATTTATCCTTCTTAGCTAGCGGTGGTCAATTCTATGTATTTGATGGAGCTGGATTTGGAAATGTATTATATGAAGATATGGGTTTAAATAAACCAGAAGGTATGCCAGAGCAGACTGATATAAGCTTACCAGTTGTAACATATGAAGGACTTGCAGCAATAAAAGCAGATAATATATTCGTTCTTGCAACTGATGAAGACTCAAAAACTCTTGAAGGAAATGCAATATGGAATGGACTTCCAGCAGTAAAGAATGGCAAGGTTGTTAAATTACCATCCTCACCTTATTTTAATCAAGGCTATAGTCCAATAGGAAGAGAAAAACTTTTAGATGAAATAGTGGAGAAGTTAAATGAAAAGAAATAA
- a CDS encoding FecCD family ABC transporter permease has product MKRNNKNAMTFTVCSIFILIVGLILGVSLGATQIGISEIWHSIFNYSEQLELVLIRDVRIPRVLCVLFTGGILGVTGAIIQGVTRNPIAEPSLLGVSQGATLVIAIFYAMGISINTTNVMIAALIGSIFSGIIVIGFISKKANNSSITKILLAGTAISTFFISLTTIVGLLSNQSQLLAFWVAGGFRNATWLDFKLVSVIATIGLIIALLLSKKINILSLGDDVAISLGQNPEKIRLITLLVMIPMCAGAVAVGKNIGFVGLIVPQIVRKILGEDYRINIPCSFLLGAVLLTYADIAARMFLSPYETPIGIFTALIGVPFFIAVARKEKG; this is encoded by the coding sequence ATGAAAAGAAATAATAAAAATGCAATGACTTTTACAGTTTGTAGTATTTTTATTCTGATAGTGGGTCTAATCCTAGGCGTAAGCCTAGGAGCTACCCAGATTGGAATTTCTGAAATATGGCATAGTATTTTTAACTATAGTGAACAGCTTGAACTTGTACTTATTAGAGATGTACGTATTCCTAGAGTTCTATGTGTATTATTTACAGGAGGGATTTTGGGTGTAACAGGAGCCATTATTCAGGGAGTAACAAGAAATCCAATAGCAGAACCATCGCTTCTTGGTGTAAGCCAGGGAGCTACTTTGGTTATTGCAATATTTTATGCTATGGGAATTTCAATAAATACTACAAATGTTATGATAGCAGCCTTAATTGGTTCAATATTTAGTGGAATTATAGTAATAGGTTTTATATCAAAAAAAGCAAATAATAGTTCAATTACAAAAATACTTTTAGCAGGAACTGCTATAAGTACCTTTTTTATTTCTCTTACAACTATTGTAGGGTTATTATCAAACCAATCTCAACTTCTTGCTTTCTGGGTAGCTGGAGGTTTTCGAAATGCAACCTGGTTAGATTTTAAATTAGTTTCAGTGATTGCAACTATAGGTTTAATAATTGCACTTTTACTTTCAAAAAAGATAAATATATTAAGTCTTGGAGATGATGTTGCAATAAGCCTTGGGCAAAATCCTGAGAAAATAAGATTAATAACTTTACTTGTTATGATACCAATGTGTGCAGGTGCAGTTGCTGTTGGTAAAAATATTGGTTTTGTTGGACTTATTGTGCCTCAGATTGTAAGAAAAATTTTAGGAGAAGATTATAGGATAAACATACCTTGTTCTTTTTTACTTGGAGCAGTTCTTTTAACTTATGCTGATATTGCTGCAAGAATGTTTTTAAGTCCTTATGAAACTCCAATTGGAATATTCACAGCCTTAATAGGAGTTCCATTCTTTATAGCTGTAGCAAGAAAGGAGAAAGGCTGA
- a CDS encoding FecCD family ABC transporter permease, whose product MKKKSFKITASILAALLFISLILYLSWGTYKISPLDIINTLLGGGTKLQKAALLNTRLPRLLVGISVGIALSTAGALLQTITKNELADSGIIGINAGAAVAAVIFISLKTEDYYSELGALSIYVLPFMAILGAGISAIILYFLSSRDRVRPKRLLLIGLGINAGLSAFITFFTFRGGAGDYNRVLIWTSGSLWGSGWDYAKIIIPLVIIMFTLVIMNYKKLDVLNLSDEHGVCLGLNLNKERKKFLTIAVILAGAATAFAGNIGFIGLICPHIARRLVGPYHKNFLVISAIISAVIILLADAVSRNLFSPIEIPVGITISIFGVPYFIYLMMKEN is encoded by the coding sequence ATGAAAAAGAAAAGTTTTAAAATAACAGCTTCAATATTAGCAGCCTTGCTGTTTATATCTTTAATATTATATTTGAGCTGGGGTACTTATAAAATATCACCTTTAGATATTATAAATACGCTCCTTGGAGGCGGAACTAAACTACAGAAGGCAGCACTTTTAAACACCAGGCTTCCAAGACTTTTAGTTGGAATTTCAGTAGGCATAGCCTTATCTACAGCTGGAGCGCTCCTTCAGACAATAACAAAAAATGAATTAGCTGATTCAGGGATAATAGGTATTAATGCTGGAGCAGCAGTGGCAGCAGTTATTTTTATTTCTTTAAAAACTGAGGATTATTATAGTGAGCTTGGTGCTTTATCTATTTATGTGCTGCCTTTTATGGCTATTTTAGGTGCAGGAATTTCAGCAATTATACTCTACTTTTTATCAAGCAGAGATAGAGTAAGGCCAAAGAGACTGCTTCTTATAGGACTTGGAATAAATGCAGGATTAAGTGCTTTTATAACTTTTTTCACTTTTAGAGGTGGAGCTGGTGATTATAACAGAGTGCTAATCTGGACCTCTGGAAGTCTCTGGGGTTCAGGCTGGGATTATGCAAAAATAATAATTCCATTAGTTATTATAATGTTTACTCTAGTAATCATGAATTATAAGAAATTAGATGTTCTTAATTTATCAGATGAACATGGAGTCTGTCTTGGATTAAATTTAAATAAGGAGAGAAAAAAATTCTTAACTATTGCCGTTATTCTTGCTGGAGCAGCTACAGCCTTTGCCGGCAATATTGGATTTATAGGCTTAATATGTCCTCATATAGCGAGAAGGTTAGTTGGACCTTATCATAAAAACTTTCTTGTAATATCTGCAATTATAAGTGCAGTAATAATCTTACTTGCAGATGCAGTTTCAAGAAATTTATTTTCTCCAATTGAAATACCTGTTGGGATTACAATATCAATTTTTGGAGTGCCATATTTTATTTATTTAATGATGAAGGAGAATTAG
- a CDS encoding ABC transporter ATP-binding protein, with protein sequence MEAISVKNLSVAYEDNLIIDNMNLSIPKGEISIIIGANGCGKSTLLKTIGRIIKPKNGEIFVNEKNIKKQKEKEIATQVAFLPQGPTCPSGITVKELVAYGRFPHQKMIGGLNSHDKEIIDWAIEETGLKEFADREIDNLSGGQRQRAWIAMTLAQETDIIMLDEPTTYLDMSYQLEVLEVLERLNKKNNITVVIVLHELNNACRFASNIIGLKQGKIICKGIPREVITQENLRKIYGIDVKLQLSENGEYPICVEYELRHMKENNKPKMC encoded by the coding sequence ATGGAAGCGATTAGTGTAAAAAATTTATCCGTAGCCTATGAAGATAATTTAATAATAGATAATATGAACCTTTCGATTCCAAAGGGAGAAATAAGTATAATCATAGGAGCCAATGGATGTGGAAAATCAACTCTGCTTAAGACTATAGGTAGAATAATAAAACCAAAGAACGGTGAAATTTTTGTAAATGAAAAGAATATAAAAAAACAAAAGGAAAAAGAAATAGCAACTCAGGTTGCCTTCTTGCCTCAGGGGCCAACATGTCCAAGTGGAATTACTGTTAAAGAATTAGTTGCCTACGGAAGATTTCCACATCAAAAGATGATTGGAGGCCTAAATAGCCACGACAAGGAAATCATAGATTGGGCAATAGAAGAGACAGGTCTTAAAGAGTTTGCAGACAGGGAAATAGATAATCTATCTGGAGGCCAGAGGCAGAGAGCATGGATTGCAATGACCTTGGCTCAGGAAACAGATATAATCATGTTAGATGAGCCTACAACTTATTTAGATATGTCTTACCAGCTTGAAGTATTAGAGGTATTAGAGAGATTAAACAAAAAGAATAATATTACTGTGGTTATAGTCCTTCATGAATTAAATAATGCCTGCAGATTTGCAAGTAATATCATTGGACTGAAGCAAGGAAAAATCATATGCAAGGGTATTCCTAGGGAAGTTATAACACAAGAAAACTTAAGAAAAATCTACGGAATAGATGTTAAATTACAATTAAGTGAAAATGGTGAGTATCCAATCTGCGTAGAATATGAACTTAGGCACATGAAAGAAAATAATAAACCAAAGATGTGCTGA
- a CDS encoding MFS transporter yields the protein MRNKNFIIIVIGQIISLFGNAIQRFCMSLYILNLTGSAGVFSTILAISTIPYVLFAPIAGFLADTVNRKKIMVYLDFVSSVLMGAYGIILMSGRDNTIIVGIVMFMLSVIYTLYSPAVTASIPQIIEKEKLPSANGIIQQVGYVVNLLGPVLGGILYSFIGIKLVVIINAISFLICAILELFLNIPDLEIREKFKNPILKSIKEMKKSFIYLKERKTIVLGIIVSYALTNIFVVPILSVVTPYFINIQMSLPSSMYGFIEAIFVAGMIIGGMAITFRPKLFSVKKLHKTMYPMVIALIIMGIAVYLNAENKFFILGLYSFGGFGIMLSLALSNIISLNYIQQEVRGDMLGKVSAFSTAVATVSVPPGQLIFGQLIDFNFSLFSIVILSTISSVGVVYFIKWNVRKA from the coding sequence ATGAGAAATAAGAACTTTATTATAATTGTTATTGGTCAGATAATATCTCTATTTGGAAATGCAATTCAGAGATTTTGTATGTCTTTATACATTTTAAATTTAACAGGAAGTGCTGGAGTTTTTTCAACCATATTAGCAATATCAACTATTCCATATGTTTTATTTGCACCAATTGCAGGCTTCCTTGCGGATACAGTAAACAGGAAAAAAATAATGGTTTATCTTGATTTTGTAAGTAGTGTATTAATGGGCGCCTATGGAATAATACTTATGAGTGGAAGAGATAATACCATAATAGTAGGTATTGTAATGTTTATGTTAAGTGTTATTTATACTTTATACAGTCCAGCCGTTACAGCCTCTATTCCTCAAATTATAGAAAAGGAAAAATTACCTTCAGCTAATGGAATAATTCAGCAGGTTGGATATGTAGTTAATTTGCTTGGACCAGTACTTGGAGGGATTTTATATAGTTTTATTGGAATAAAGCTGGTTGTAATAATAAATGCTATAAGCTTTTTAATATGCGCAATCTTAGAGTTATTTTTAAATATTCCTGATTTGGAAATAAGGGAGAAATTTAAAAATCCTATCTTAAAATCAATAAAGGAAATGAAAAAGAGTTTTATATATTTAAAGGAAAGAAAGACAATCGTCTTAGGAATCATAGTTTCTTATGCTCTGACTAATATTTTTGTGGTGCCGATTTTAAGTGTTGTGACTCCATATTTTATTAATATACAAATGAGTCTGCCTTCCAGTATGTATGGTTTTATAGAAGCTATATTTGTTGCAGGCATGATAATAGGAGGCATGGCAATAACCTTTAGGCCTAAATTATTTAGTGTGAAAAAATTACATAAGACCATGTATCCTATGGTAATTGCTCTAATAATTATGGGAATAGCTGTATACTTAAATGCTGAAAATAAATTCTTTATTTTAGGGCTTTATTCATTTGGAGGTTTTGGAATAATGTTATCTTTGGCTTTATCTAATATTATATCTTTAAACTATATTCAACAGGAAGTAAGGGGAGATATGCTTGGAAAGGTCAGTGCTTTTTCTACAGCAGTAGCTACAGTAAGCGTGCCCCCTGGACAACTGATTTTTGGACAATTAATAGATTTTAATTTTAGCCTTTTTAGCATCGTTATTCTGAGTACTATTTCTAGCGTTGGAGTAGTGTATTTTATAAAATGGAATGTAAGAAAAGCTTAA